Below is a window of Chryseobacterium arthrosphaerae DNA.
GCCCGGTGGTCTTCTTAATAGTAGGGAAAGCTCACGGTAAGCAACAGCCTGTTTAGATAAATCATCATAAACGATAAGCGCCGGTCTACCTGTATCTCTGAAGAACTCACCGATAGCAGCACCTGCCATCGCAGAGTATACCTGCATTGGAACCGGATCTGAAGCGTTAGCCGCAACGATTACAGTATATGCTAAAGCTCCTTTATCAGAAAGGGTTTTAACGATTTGTGCTACAGTAGAAGCTTTCTGACCGATAGCAACATATATACAATATACTGGTTTACCAGCATCAAAGAATTCTTTTTGGTTGATGATCGTATCGATCGCAACAGTAGTTTTACCTGTCTGTCTGTCACCGATGATAAGCTCTCTCTGACCTCTACCTACAGGGATCATAGAGTCGATCGCAACGATACCTGACTGTAATGGTTCAGTTACCGGTTGTCTGTAGATTACTCCAGGAGCTTTTCTTTCTAGTGGCATTTCATATAAATCCCCAGTAATAGGACCTTTACCGTCGATAGGGTTACCAAGAGTATCTACTACTCTTCCTAGCATACCTTCTCCTACTTTGATTGAAGAGATTCTGTTAGTTCTTCTTACTGTATCACCTTCTTTTACTAATTTACTTTCACCAAGTAGAGCAACACCTACGTTGTCTTCTTCAAGGTTAAGTACAATACCTTCTACATCACTAGAAAATTTCACCAACTCTCCGTATTGTACGTTTTCTAACCCGTATACACGAGCAATACCATCACCGATGGTTAAAACTGTACCTACTTCCTCAACGTTGGATTGAGTATCGAAGTTGGCCAATTGCTGTTTTAAGATCGCAGATACTTCTGCCGGATTTATTTCTGCCATTGTATGGTTGTTTTTCTTAATTTAATTGGAAATCTTTTTTAACTTGGTTCAATTTGGTCTTCACAGATGCGTCTACCTGCTGGTCTCCTACTCTCAGGATATATCCACCTAAAATGTCCTGGTTGATGATCAGTTTCAAATCGAAGTTTGAGTTGGCATTCACCAGGTTGGTAGATCTTAGAATCTGATCAATATTCTCTTTGGAAAGCTGAGTAGCTGTAGTAAGCGTTACTCTCTGTACTCCGTTGATATCTTCAACTTTGTTGATGAATTCCTGAGCGATATTTTTCAATTGGTTCTCACGTCCGTGTTTAATAACCAATCTGATCAAATTCTGGGAAGATGCTGATAAACCTTTGAAAATTTCGTTTGCTACCTCTATTTTCTTTTTTGCATCAATGTAAGGTGTAAGGAAGAATTTGTTCAAATCCTTAGATTCAGCCATGATCTTCACTACATCTTTCATTTCAGAAAATACGGCAGCTGTCTGACCTGATTCATTGGTGAAATCAAGTAAGCCCTGTG
It encodes the following:
- the atpA gene encoding F0F1 ATP synthase subunit alpha, whose protein sequence is MAEINPAEVSAILKQQLANFDTQSNVEEVGTVLTIGDGIARVYGLENVQYGELVKFSSDVEGIVLNLEEDNVGVALLGESKLVKEGDTVRRTNRISSIKVGEGMLGRVVDTLGNPIDGKGPITGDLYEMPLERKAPGVIYRQPVTEPLQSGIVAIDSMIPVGRGQRELIIGDRQTGKTTVAIDTIINQKEFFDAGKPVYCIYVAIGQKASTVAQIVKTLSDKGALAYTVIVAANASDPVPMQVYSAMAGAAIGEFFRDTGRPALIVYDDLSKQAVAYRELSLLLRRPPGREAYPGDVFYLHSRLLERAAKVIADDEIAKQMNDLPESLKPIVKGGGSLTALPIIETQAGDVSAYIPTNVISITDGQIFLESDLFNSGVRPAINVGISVSRVGGNAQIKSMKKVSGTLKLDQAQYKELEAFAKFGSDLDASTLAVISKGERNVELLKQPVNSPLPVDSQVAMIYAGTENLLRNVPLNKIKEFQHEYIEFLRSKHPDTMAAIKAGKIDNDITGVLKQAANDLASKYN
- the atpH gene encoding ATP synthase F1 subunit delta — protein: MLTSKVAKRYAQGLLDFTNESGQTAAVFSEMKDVVKIMAESKDLNKFFLTPYIDAKKKIEVANEIFKGLSASSQNLIRLVIKHGRENQLKNIAQEFINKVEDINGVQRVTLTTATQLSKENIDQILRSTNLVNANSNFDLKLIINQDILGGYILRVGDQQVDASVKTKLNQVKKDFQLN